Sequence from the Gemmatimonadota bacterium genome:
AGTGCAGGTGTGCGGCGGTCACCCGGCCAGTGGCCCCCGACAGTCCCAGCAGTTGTCCCCGGGACACTTCGTCCCCTGTCTTCACATACAGCCGGCTCATGTGCGAATACCCGGTGTGGATGCCCATGCCGTGTTCGATCAGGACATGGTTGCCCGAATAGAACAGGTTCTGCGCCAGTTTGACCACGCCGGACTGGGCGGCGTACAGGGGCGTGCCCTCGTAGGCACGCAGGTCGAGGCCGCCGTGATAGCTGCGAAGCTGTCCGTTGAACACCCTTCGAGTCCCGTACGGGCTGGTGATGGTCTTCTTCTCCACGGGGTAACGGAACGTGTCTTCCATCATCACCGTATCCCGTACCGCCTCGTACGCAGCGGCGATGATCTTCTGTTCCCGCGCGATGCGCCGGAAGTCCGTGACCGAAGGCGTAACCCGGCTCTGCGGCACGCCGCGGATCTGCTCCGACCGGTAAGGGCCGGCGACGATGGTGAAGGGCAGTTCCCTATCGAATATCCGGTCGCTTTCGGTCCACTCCACGTGCACCGTGTCGGGTCCCGGCGCCGCACGATAGGGAATGCCGATCAGGGCGAACAATACTCCTTCGGGCGCGGTCGGATGAGAGTACAGGCGATGGATCCGGGCACCC
This genomic interval carries:
- a CDS encoding M23 family metallopeptidase produces the protein MSSRSGMSSRPVPLYTRIDPDRPGFQPGSMNLVLALALTAVCLGGETFFHAPRAYLGERAFSLHLSDGRVANGHTLLLQCIPDGPGEEAGRVADHPEERADLPVVRIERAGPAGRVADLTVSTGARIHRLYSHPTAPEGVLFALIGIPYRAAPGPDTVHVEWTESDRIFDRELPFTIVAGPYRSEQIRGVPQSRVTPSVTDFRRIAREQKIIAAAYEAVRDTVMMEDTFRYPVEKKTITSPYGTRRVFNGQLRSYHGGLDLRAYEGTPLYAAQSGVVKLAQNLFYSGNHVLIEHGMGIHTGYSHMSRLYVKTGDEVSRGQLLGLSGATGRVTAAHLHWTVSVNGVGVSPLQFTEILAMLYRKPVEVRNPNDG